The Anastrepha ludens isolate Willacy chromosome 2, idAnaLude1.1, whole genome shotgun sequence genome contains a region encoding:
- the LOC128868229 gene encoding thialysine N-epsilon-acetyltransferase, with translation MATNPKFTFRRAKIEDIGAVRQMIQELADFEKMSDGPKLTEKDLIRDAGLDGGQEYCHIYVLELQTQEQPTPVTIGYSICFYSYSTWQGRAYFLEDIYVRPAYRRLGAGSYIFRAIADKAKEYNCKRLDFHVLGWNPARKFYERMGAVDLTESEEWHFYRLHGEQIEKLALGV, from the exons ATGGCGACAAATCCTAAATTCACATTTCGACGAGCCAAAATCGAAGACATTGGTGCCGTACGTCAAATGATACAG GAACTGGCTGACTTCGAAAAGATGAGCGATGGCCCGAAGCTAACAGAGAAAG ACTTGATACGCGATGCCGGGCTCGATGGAGGTCAAGAATATTGTCACATTTATGTGCTCGAACTGCAAACTCAAGAGCAGCCTACGCC CGTCACTATAGGTTATAGTATTTGCTTCTACTCCTACTCAACATGGCAAGGGAGAGCGTATTTTCTTGAGGATATTTATGTGCGACCCGCATATCGTCGTTTAGGTGCTGGTTCCTATATTTTCCGTGCTATTGCGGATAAAGCAAAGGAATACAATTGTAAACGTTTGGATTTTCATGTGCTTGGTTGGAATCCAGCGCgtaaattttatgaaagaatGGGCGCTGTGGATTTGACTGAGAGTGAAGAATGGCATTTTTATCGGCTGCATGGCGAACAAATTGAGAAATTGGCCCTTGGAGTGTAG